In Spirosoma aureum, a single genomic region encodes these proteins:
- a CDS encoding mandelate racemase/muconate lactonizing enzyme family protein — translation MKNILSRLSLSDKSSDRRDFLRNASLGGLSLGLMFDKQPGPYAAEQEMEFITQKVSRFAKPSELKITDMRVAILNGVPFSSPIIRIDTNQGLVGWGEVRDGASANYALMLKSRLLGKNPCNVEQIFKQIKQFGGQSRAAGGVCGVEMALWDLAGKAYNVPAYQLLGGKYRDFIRLYADTPEADTYEGFAENMKKRRDQGYTFLKMDFGIGMLADQPGMLVNANNWSVKRQWNDSEPGKLGNYANTKHPFTRIQVTKKGLDRLVEHVGKVREIVGYDTPLAADHFGHFDVNTAIQIGKAMEPFRLAWLEDLVPWFYTDQWKQISDAIDTPTLTGEDIYLKEGFIKLIDAKAIDMIHPDLASSGGLLETKKIGDYAEEKGIPMAMHFAGSPISMMANVHCAAATENFVALEHHGVDVAGWEDLITGMKPIVEKGFVRVPEKPGLGVELNEEVAKKFLKKGGTWFAPTDVWNTRDSADREWS, via the coding sequence ATGAAAAACATTTTATCTCGATTGTCATTATCCGACAAATCATCTGACCGCCGTGATTTCCTGCGTAATGCCAGTCTGGGTGGCTTGTCGCTTGGTCTCATGTTCGATAAACAGCCTGGGCCTTATGCGGCCGAACAAGAGATGGAGTTTATCACGCAGAAGGTAAGTCGTTTCGCTAAACCATCGGAGCTGAAAATTACCGATATGCGCGTAGCGATCCTGAATGGTGTGCCCTTCAGCAGCCCCATCATTCGCATCGATACCAATCAGGGACTTGTAGGTTGGGGAGAAGTTCGCGACGGAGCCAGCGCCAACTATGCCCTGATGCTTAAAAGCCGGCTGCTTGGTAAAAATCCCTGCAACGTAGAGCAGATCTTTAAACAGATCAAGCAGTTTGGCGGTCAGAGCCGGGCGGCCGGTGGGGTCTGCGGAGTTGAAATGGCCCTTTGGGATCTGGCCGGTAAAGCCTACAACGTACCGGCTTATCAACTGCTGGGCGGTAAATACCGCGATTTTATCCGGTTATACGCTGATACGCCCGAAGCTGATACCTATGAAGGCTTTGCCGAGAACATGAAGAAACGCCGGGATCAGGGTTATACGTTCCTGAAAATGGACTTTGGTATCGGGATGCTGGCCGATCAGCCGGGCATGCTGGTCAATGCCAATAACTGGAGTGTAAAAAGACAATGGAATGACTCGGAGCCTGGTAAACTGGGGAACTATGCTAATACAAAGCACCCGTTCACCCGTATTCAGGTCACCAAAAAAGGCTTAGACAGGTTGGTGGAGCACGTTGGCAAAGTACGCGAGATTGTCGGGTATGACACCCCGCTGGCTGCCGATCACTTCGGCCATTTCGACGTGAATACAGCCATCCAGATCGGTAAAGCGATGGAGCCTTTCCGGCTGGCCTGGCTCGAAGACCTTGTCCCCTGGTTCTACACCGACCAATGGAAACAGATTTCGGATGCGATCGATACACCCACGCTGACGGGCGAAGATATTTACCTGAAAGAAGGCTTTATCAAACTCATCGACGCCAAAGCCATTGACATGATCCATCCGGATCTGGCATCATCGGGCGGTTTGCTGGAAACCAAGAAAATCGGGGATTATGCCGAAGAAAAAGGCATACCGATGGCGATGCACTTTGCCGGTTCGCCGATTTCGATGATGGCCAATGTGCATTGTGCGGCAGCTACGGAGAATTTTGTGGCGCTGGAACACCACGGTGTCGACGTGGCGGGTTGGGAAGACCTGATCACAGGCATGAAGCCAATCGTCGAGAAAGGCTTTGTTCGGGTGCCCGAAAAACCAGGTCTGGGGGTTGAATTGAATGAAGAAGTGGCCAAGAAGTTCCTGAAAAAAGGAGGTACCTGGTTTGCCCCGACCGATGTGTGGAACACGCGTGACTCGGCCGATCGGGAGTGGAGTTAG
- a CDS encoding RraA family protein, giving the protein MIKRTLLALTLCIWGGFMAQAQRVGSSPEYVKALTADWKGERFPDGRPKIPDLVLERLQNCTLEQIWGYLGKKGYRNQVEKNWVILKPGETMTGRAVTAQFMPTRPDLDSLVRAQGKAEGRSQKGGINIWPIDILTKGDIYVADGYGKIKDGTLIGSSLGNAIYGKTGKGVIFYGSVRDMQELKDTKGFNAWVKGHDPSYIKDMTPTSINAPIRIGEVTVIPGDAVFANEYGTVFIPAHLVEGLVSASEMTALRDEFERVLLQQGKYPSGEIHGDWSDKIKGEFRAWVGKYPKKLAITEKDIESYLAKEGH; this is encoded by the coding sequence ATGATAAAAAGGACATTACTGGCACTGACACTTTGTATTTGGGGCGGTTTTATGGCGCAGGCCCAACGGGTAGGTTCTTCTCCGGAGTATGTTAAAGCATTAACCGCCGATTGGAAAGGAGAGCGGTTTCCGGATGGCCGTCCGAAAATACCTGATCTGGTTCTGGAGCGGTTACAGAATTGTACGCTGGAGCAAATCTGGGGCTATCTAGGAAAAAAAGGCTATCGGAATCAGGTCGAAAAAAACTGGGTTATTCTCAAGCCGGGTGAGACGATGACCGGTCGTGCTGTGACCGCTCAATTCATGCCTACACGACCCGATCTCGACAGTTTGGTGAGAGCGCAGGGAAAGGCCGAAGGCCGATCTCAAAAAGGAGGGATCAATATCTGGCCAATTGATATATTAACCAAAGGCGATATTTATGTAGCTGATGGCTATGGAAAGATCAAAGATGGTACGCTAATCGGGTCAAGTTTAGGGAATGCGATCTACGGAAAAACGGGCAAGGGTGTCATCTTTTACGGGTCGGTTCGCGATATGCAGGAACTGAAAGACACGAAAGGGTTTAACGCCTGGGTAAAAGGACATGATCCATCTTATATTAAAGATATGACACCAACGTCAATCAATGCGCCGATTCGTATTGGTGAGGTTACCGTAATACCCGGTGATGCTGTCTTTGCGAATGAATATGGAACCGTATTCATTCCAGCGCACCTCGTCGAAGGATTGGTATCGGCGTCTGAAATGACCGCCCTGCGCGACGAGTTCGAACGCGTACTACTTCAGCAGGGCAAATATCCATCCGGTGAAATCCACGGCGACTGGTCCGATAAAATCAAAGGTGAGTTCAGAGCCTGGGTCGGCAAGTATCCGAAGAAACTGGCAATCACTGAAAAAGATATCGAATCCTATCTGGCAAAAGAAGGCCATTGA
- a CDS encoding RraA family protein, translating to MKSSLALFFSIIALLCVESASYAQTIPKDELVFLTSEWQGERFPDGRPKIPDALLERAKTIGLDDAWTVLKNEGYTNQYEGNWKLIKDDVPVIGRAVTAMFMPSRPDIEKNIKERGFTKQGRKGNTNTWPIETLTKGDVYVADAFGKIGGGTLMGATLGNAIFSKTGNGVIFNGAARDLQELQNIKGFNAFVRDFHPSFLEEMVLMGLNTPIRIGSTMVLPGDLVIAQREGVLFVPAHMAEQVISTCEFVTRKDQFGFEMVKSGRYTTGQIDSQWTDDIKTNFLKWLSQHPELGSMTRPELDKMMSKRTW from the coding sequence ATGAAATCCAGTCTTGCCCTCTTCTTTTCTATTATTGCTCTCCTTTGCGTTGAAAGCGCTTCATACGCTCAAACAATCCCCAAAGATGAATTGGTATTTTTAACCTCAGAATGGCAGGGTGAGCGCTTTCCCGATGGCCGGCCTAAGATTCCGGATGCGTTATTGGAACGAGCTAAAACCATAGGACTCGATGATGCCTGGACCGTTTTAAAAAATGAAGGGTATACAAACCAATATGAAGGCAACTGGAAACTGATAAAGGATGATGTGCCGGTAATTGGTCGTGCTGTTACGGCCATGTTTATGCCGAGTCGACCGGATATTGAGAAAAATATTAAAGAACGGGGCTTTACCAAACAAGGCCGAAAAGGCAATACAAACACCTGGCCAATAGAAACGCTTACCAAAGGCGACGTGTATGTAGCTGATGCTTTTGGTAAAATTGGTGGCGGAACGCTCATGGGGGCTACCCTGGGAAATGCCATTTTTAGTAAAACCGGCAACGGAGTCATTTTTAACGGGGCCGCCAGAGATCTTCAGGAATTGCAGAATATCAAAGGCTTTAATGCCTTTGTGCGTGATTTTCATCCTTCTTTTCTGGAAGAAATGGTGCTTATGGGCCTTAATACGCCGATTCGCATCGGTAGCACCATGGTCTTACCCGGCGACCTCGTAATCGCTCAACGGGAAGGCGTTCTTTTTGTTCCGGCCCACATGGCCGAACAGGTGATCAGTACCTGCGAATTTGTTACCCGCAAAGACCAGTTTGGCTTTGAAATGGTAAAGTCAGGCCGCTACACTACTGGTCAGATCGATAGCCAGTGGACAGATGATATTAAAACTAATTTCCTCAAGTGGCTCAGTCAACATCCCGAACTGGGCAGCATGACGCGGCCCGAGCTGGATAAAATGATGAGCAAAAGAACATGGTAA
- a CDS encoding regulatory protein RecX, with translation MTDYLKDALRKAAMFCAYQERTQQEVRDRLKEWGVLGDDAEEVIAELIQQNYLNEERFAKSFAGGKFRVKGWGKRKIKQHLQQRGISGYNLEEAMKEIAPDDYRTALAELLDKKRRSIRDDNPLIVKQKLVRYALSKGYESDLVWQVLGADE, from the coding sequence ATGACCGATTATCTGAAAGATGCCCTTCGCAAAGCGGCCATGTTTTGCGCCTATCAGGAACGAACACAGCAGGAAGTACGCGACCGATTGAAGGAATGGGGCGTTTTAGGCGACGATGCCGAAGAGGTCATTGCCGAGCTGATTCAACAGAATTACCTGAATGAAGAACGGTTTGCCAAAAGTTTCGCCGGGGGCAAGTTTCGGGTAAAAGGCTGGGGTAAACGAAAAATCAAACAGCACCTTCAGCAACGGGGAATTTCGGGTTACAACCTCGAAGAGGCTATGAAAGAAATTGCTCCGGATGACTATAGAACCGCCCTCGCTGAACTGCTGGACAAGAAACGCCGAAGCATTCGCGACGACAACCCACTGATTGTCAAGCAAAAACTTGTCCGTTATGCCCTGAGCAAAGGCTATGAGTCAGATTTGGTCTGGCAAGTATTGGGGGCAGATGAGTAA
- a CDS encoding glycosyltransferase family 2 protein: MNQRIVSIILLNYNSHQFTFDCVDSINEKTQDVDYEIIVVDNNSSPDNYTALEPVASRPNVRLIRSRINLGFSGGNMLGIQFADPRVDYYYFLNNDCLLRTNVCSQLAAFMDATPDAGVCGAQMFAGDGSRQATFGYLPTLGSKILGHSFVRMLNPALYPPIRHIYTEPQRVPFIMGSTLFVRASAFHTIGGFDVAHFLYVEEEDLAKRLLMNGFYAYLIPQAEYVHFTGQSTNPSYDVEKEYYISLFYYFRKYHSWTERALFRAYYFIKNGRKFRRNWIYARLAGFIWRGSPMRESLRYRQVIR; encoded by the coding sequence ATGAATCAGCGTATCGTCTCGATTATTCTTCTTAATTACAACTCTCATCAGTTTACATTTGACTGCGTCGATTCAATTAATGAAAAAACGCAGGACGTTGATTATGAAATCATTGTCGTCGACAACAACTCGTCCCCCGACAATTACACGGCCCTGGAACCCGTTGCCAGCCGCCCAAACGTTCGCCTGATCCGCAGTCGAATCAATCTCGGTTTCTCGGGTGGAAATATGCTGGGCATTCAGTTTGCTGACCCCAGAGTGGACTACTACTATTTTTTAAACAACGACTGCCTGCTCCGGACGAACGTGTGCAGTCAGCTAGCTGCGTTTATGGACGCCACACCTGATGCGGGTGTGTGTGGGGCACAGATGTTTGCAGGGGACGGATCGCGTCAGGCAACATTTGGTTATTTACCGACGCTGGGCAGCAAAATTCTTGGCCATAGTTTTGTCCGGATGCTCAATCCGGCTCTCTATCCTCCCATCCGGCATATTTACACTGAACCGCAGCGTGTTCCGTTCATTATGGGTAGCACACTCTTCGTCAGAGCATCGGCTTTCCATACGATCGGCGGCTTCGACGTCGCTCATTTTCTCTACGTCGAAGAAGAAGATCTGGCTAAGCGATTGTTAATGAATGGATTTTATGCGTATCTGATTCCGCAGGCGGAGTATGTCCATTTTACGGGACAAAGTACAAACCCCAGCTACGACGTCGAAAAAGAATACTACATTTCGCTCTTTTATTACTTCCGGAAATACCACTCCTGGACCGAACGAGCTTTATTCAGGGCTTATTATTTCATCAAAAACGGTCGCAAATTCCGCCGTAACTGGATATACGCCCGACTGGCCGGGTTCATCTGGCGCGGCAGCCCAATGCGTGAAAGTTTGCGATACCGTCAGGTTATTCGGTAA
- a CDS encoding class I SAM-dependent methyltransferase, translated as MNRLDVIQALMRQKDLKNYLEIGVENGHIFFRIKSSFKVAVDPNFMFDTSRRIGKTLINPYNLTNQYFEKTSDDFFAQDAPSVFSQKKIQLALVDGMHEYQFALRDVENTLNYMGNEGVIIMHDCNPQTQGAAGRFEDWETGEWNGDVWKTVIHLRSQRPDLNVFVLDCDQGLGIVTRKQAGDAGPPSVALEPAPVFAPADINALTYDSLVKNRNKWLDLKPASFFYDYFGLQK; from the coding sequence ATGAATCGATTAGATGTTATTCAGGCCTTGATGCGCCAGAAAGACTTAAAAAACTACCTTGAAATTGGTGTTGAAAACGGGCATATTTTTTTCCGGATCAAGAGTTCGTTTAAAGTCGCTGTGGATCCGAATTTTATGTTTGATACCAGCCGCCGGATCGGCAAAACGCTGATCAATCCGTATAACCTGACCAATCAGTATTTCGAGAAAACCAGCGATGATTTCTTTGCGCAGGACGCCCCCAGCGTTTTTTCTCAGAAAAAAATTCAGTTGGCTTTGGTCGATGGCATGCACGAATATCAGTTTGCCCTGCGTGATGTAGAAAACACGCTCAACTACATGGGAAACGAAGGCGTTATCATTATGCACGACTGCAATCCACAGACGCAGGGGGCAGCGGGGCGTTTTGAGGATTGGGAAACCGGCGAATGGAACGGCGATGTCTGGAAGACGGTCATTCACCTGCGAAGCCAGCGCCCCGATCTAAATGTGTTCGTTCTTGATTGCGATCAGGGTCTGGGTATTGTTACCCGAAAACAGGCTGGAGACGCAGGGCCGCCGTCTGTAGCTCTGGAGCCTGCACCGGTCTTTGCGCCCGCGGATATTAATGCATTAACGTACGATAGTCTGGTTAAAAATCGAAATAAATGGCTTGATTTAAAGCCAGCCAGCTTTTTCTACGACTATTTCGGTCTTCAAAAATAA
- a CDS encoding ribonucleotide-diphosphate reductase subunit beta has translation MVQNDVIEPILQEDKGRFVLFPIEHWDIWEYYKTHQASFWTAEEIDLGQDMKDWNSLNDGERHFISHVLAFFAASDGIVNENLAVNFLSEVQYAEAKCFYGFQVMMENIHSETYSLLIDTYIKDAAEKDRLLNAIDTIPCVQKKAEWALRWIDNGSFAERLIAFAAVEGIFFSGSFCSIYWLKKRGLMPGLTFSNELISRDEGLHRDFACLLYTDHIQHKLPESQIYDIIRNAVEIEQEFVVDALPVSLIGMNADLMKQYIAFVADHLLVTLGLRKLYDVSNPFDFMDMISLQGKTNFFEKRVGEYQRGEVMAKFKAAKASATQSQDSGNPTPVAVIEEPKGITFDADF, from the coding sequence ATGGTACAAAACGATGTAATCGAACCGATTTTACAGGAAGACAAAGGCCGATTTGTGCTGTTCCCGATTGAACACTGGGATATTTGGGAATACTATAAAACCCACCAGGCATCGTTCTGGACAGCCGAAGAAATTGATCTTGGCCAGGACATGAAAGACTGGAACAGTCTGAACGATGGCGAACGACATTTCATTTCGCACGTTCTGGCGTTTTTTGCTGCTTCCGATGGAATCGTAAACGAAAACCTCGCCGTTAATTTTTTGTCGGAGGTACAATATGCCGAAGCTAAATGTTTTTATGGCTTTCAGGTCATGATGGAGAACATCCACTCCGAAACGTATTCGTTGCTGATTGACACCTACATTAAAGATGCGGCCGAAAAAGACCGCCTGTTGAATGCCATTGACACCATTCCATGCGTTCAGAAAAAAGCTGAATGGGCGTTGCGATGGATTGATAACGGGAGCTTTGCCGAGCGACTGATTGCTTTCGCAGCGGTTGAAGGTATTTTCTTCTCGGGGTCGTTCTGCTCGATCTACTGGCTCAAAAAGCGTGGCCTGATGCCCGGCTTAACTTTCTCAAACGAGTTGATTTCCCGCGATGAAGGACTACACCGCGATTTTGCGTGTTTGCTCTATACCGATCATATCCAGCATAAACTGCCTGAATCGCAGATTTACGACATTATCCGCAATGCCGTTGAAATCGAGCAGGAGTTTGTTGTTGATGCTTTGCCCGTGTCACTAATTGGAATGAATGCCGATCTGATGAAGCAATACATTGCTTTCGTTGCCGATCACCTGCTGGTTACACTGGGCTTGCGTAAACTCTATGACGTATCGAACCCATTCGATTTCATGGACATGATTTCATTACAGGGTAAAACGAACTTCTTCGAAAAGCGAGTTGGCGAATACCAGCGGGGTGAAGTAATGGCCAAATTTAAAGCGGCCAAAGCCAGTGCTACCCAATCGCAGGATTCCGGAAATCCGACACCAGTGGCTGTTATCGAAGAACCTAAAGGAATTACATTCGATGCCGATTTTTAG
- a CDS encoding Hsp20/alpha crystallin family protein — MKAIENVFQGTGGQVDLLNTLYGGSSQTTMKVEREDERLIIKLSAPGVSANSFNVLIEGSKLVLYTLLVSTSTRKDEEGNSQRLAVPMFLRVLDIPSFVNADQIEAVHEHGQVMVMLPFKDEEHLHRRIDIKDLF, encoded by the coding sequence ATGAAAGCGATAGAGAATGTATTTCAGGGAACGGGCGGTCAGGTCGATTTGCTCAATACCCTCTACGGTGGTTCGAGCCAAACGACGATGAAAGTTGAGCGTGAGGACGAACGGCTTATTATAAAATTGTCAGCTCCGGGGGTCAGTGCAAATTCGTTTAATGTATTGATCGAAGGAAGTAAACTTGTTTTATATACCCTGTTGGTTAGTACATCGACTCGGAAGGACGAAGAAGGTAACAGCCAGCGACTGGCAGTGCCTATGTTTTTGCGGGTTCTTGACATTCCATCGTTTGTAAATGCCGATCAGATCGAAGCCGTTCACGAACACGGTCAGGTTATGGTGATGTTACCCTTTAAAGACGAAGAACATCTTCACCGCCGGATTGATATCAAAGACTTATTTTAA
- the hemC gene encoding hydroxymethylbilane synthase → MHIRIGTRSSRLAVWQAEHIQTLLQAGGLTSELVLIDTKGDQVLDRSLSKIGSKGVFTQELEDQLRLGSIDIAVHSAKDLPSSLPEGLGIIAFTERELVNDVLVSRDKSLSLTNSREFTIGTSSTRRVAMLKHFSPHVTTVDMRGNLQTRLRKLDEGQCDALLLAYAGVHRMGYDEFIVEHLPIADFTPAVGQGTIAIEAAETLDIEKVNAIRQLTNHTLTEACLLAERAFLARLEGGCSIPSFALAQWTDEQTIRLTGGLVSLDGSQLLRENFTGTPDEAPQLGHELAESLLARGGDILLADIRSQL, encoded by the coding sequence ATGCATATTCGAATTGGAACGCGCAGCAGCCGCCTGGCGGTGTGGCAGGCCGAACACATACAAACGCTATTGCAAGCCGGTGGATTAACCTCCGAACTAGTACTTATCGACACGAAGGGCGATCAGGTTCTGGACCGCTCTTTATCAAAAATTGGGAGCAAGGGCGTTTTCACCCAGGAGCTGGAAGACCAACTTCGGCTTGGCTCCATCGACATTGCGGTTCATAGTGCCAAAGATCTGCCATCGAGCTTGCCCGAAGGATTAGGAATTATTGCCTTTACGGAGCGGGAGTTGGTCAATGACGTATTAGTTAGCCGGGATAAAAGCCTGTCGCTCACCAATAGTCGTGAATTTACTATTGGTACTTCATCAACACGCCGGGTAGCGATGCTAAAACACTTCAGCCCGCACGTTACCACTGTCGATATGCGCGGGAATCTCCAGACCCGGCTGCGTAAACTCGACGAGGGTCAGTGCGACGCCTTGCTACTGGCCTATGCGGGCGTTCACCGGATGGGTTACGATGAGTTCATTGTTGAACACCTGCCCATCGCTGACTTTACGCCCGCCGTCGGCCAGGGCACCATTGCTATCGAAGCAGCCGAAACACTGGATATAGAAAAAGTCAATGCCATTCGTCAGTTAACTAATCATACGCTAACCGAAGCCTGCTTACTGGCAGAACGTGCCTTTTTAGCGCGTCTGGAAGGTGGTTGCAGTATTCCATCATTTGCACTGGCTCAGTGGACCGATGAACAAACCATTCGCTTAACGGGGGGTCTGGTTAGTCTTGATGGCAGCCAACTCCTTCGCGAAAACTTTACCGGTACACCAGACGAAGCACCACAACTAGGTCACGAACTGGCCGAAAGCCTACTGGCCCGTGGCGGTGATATATTACTGGCCGATATTCGTTCACAGCTATGA
- a CDS encoding GNAT family N-acetyltransferase yields the protein MTPTIASSDAEIRRCLPAILALRSHLTADQAFDQIQLQQENDRFVLAFIDEGDASKPAPAVVGYRYMNLLYSGKTLYIDDLSTLPEARGKGYASLLIDFVIEQARQSGCQCVSLDSGQNPARYDAHRLYLNKRFNIASHHFKLDLQ from the coding sequence ATGACCCCAACGATTGCCTCCTCAGATGCCGAGATCCGGCGTTGTCTGCCGGCCATTCTGGCCCTGCGTTCACACCTGACAGCCGATCAGGCTTTTGACCAAATCCAATTGCAGCAGGAAAATGACCGGTTTGTGCTGGCCTTCATCGATGAAGGCGACGCGTCGAAACCGGCCCCCGCCGTAGTTGGCTATCGGTATATGAATCTTCTCTATAGTGGTAAAACGCTCTATATTGATGATCTATCCACGCTTCCCGAAGCGCGTGGCAAGGGTTATGCCAGTCTGTTGATTGATTTTGTCATTGAGCAGGCCAGGCAATCGGGTTGCCAGTGCGTCTCGTTAGACTCGGGTCAGAATCCCGCCCGCTACGACGCGCACCGGCTTTATCTGAACAAGCGCTTTAATATTGCCAGTCACCATTTCAAGCTGGATTTGCAATAA
- a CDS encoding ABC transporter permease, whose translation MNLFRISWSNLKDKPLSSFLSGLLMTFGITIISLLLLLNKQLDDQFRKNIKGIDMVLGAKGSPLQLILSSIYQIDSPTGNIPLEEAEKLTRNPMIKTAIPLSMGDNYRSFRIIGTNKKYIDHFGATIGQGRLFQQDLETVIGPRVAEVAGLKLGDTFAGSHGLDAEGEEHADTKYKVVGILNPSNTVADQLILTPISSVWAIHEHHEEHGEEHHEEGEAHEEEGHEEAPREITSMLIQFRNPLGMMIARGINTNTKLQAALPNIEINRLFSLLGVGVETLRGLAIVIMLISGVSVFVSLYNSLKERRYEMALMLSMGATRVQLFGMLLLEGLVLALIGFGLGILLSRVGLWLFSNSVSSEYHYNLAAFSILPEEWALLGVAIGIGLLAAALPALGVYRMNISRTLAED comes from the coding sequence ATGAATTTATTCAGAATTAGTTGGAGCAACCTTAAAGACAAACCACTGAGCAGTTTCCTGAGCGGCCTGCTGATGACCTTTGGCATCACAATTATTTCGCTACTGCTCCTGCTCAACAAGCAGTTAGACGATCAGTTCAGGAAAAATATTAAAGGAATAGACATGGTTCTGGGCGCGAAAGGAAGCCCATTGCAATTGATTCTGTCGAGTATTTACCAGATCGATTCGCCAACGGGTAACATTCCACTGGAGGAGGCCGAAAAACTGACCCGAAACCCGATGATCAAAACGGCCATTCCACTGTCTATGGGCGACAACTACCGCTCGTTTCGTATCATTGGCACCAATAAAAAATACATTGACCATTTCGGCGCTACCATCGGCCAGGGTCGGCTATTTCAGCAGGATCTGGAGACCGTGATTGGTCCGCGCGTGGCTGAAGTTGCCGGGCTGAAACTCGGCGATACCTTCGCCGGATCGCATGGTCTGGATGCCGAAGGGGAAGAACACGCAGATACAAAATACAAGGTTGTCGGTATCCTGAATCCAAGCAATACGGTTGCGGATCAGCTTATTCTGACACCTATATCGAGCGTATGGGCCATTCATGAGCACCACGAGGAGCATGGGGAAGAACACCATGAGGAAGGTGAAGCCCATGAGGAAGAAGGCCATGAAGAAGCCCCGCGCGAAATAACGAGTATGCTCATTCAGTTCCGGAATCCGCTGGGCATGATGATTGCGCGCGGTATCAACACGAACACCAAGCTACAGGCGGCTCTGCCCAATATTGAGATCAATCGGTTGTTTTCACTGCTTGGTGTGGGCGTTGAAACGCTACGAGGGCTGGCCATTGTGATCATGCTCATTTCGGGAGTCAGTGTATTTGTATCACTCTACAATTCGTTAAAGGAGCGTCGGTATGAAATGGCACTGATGCTGTCAATGGGAGCTACGCGCGTGCAGTTATTTGGGATGCTACTGCTCGAAGGCCTGGTTTTAGCCCTGATCGGTTTTGGATTGGGCATACTGCTTAGTCGGGTTGGCTTGTGGCTTTTTTCGAACAGTGTCTCGTCGGAATATCACTATAATCTGGCGGCATTCAGCATTTTACCCGAAGAATGGGCCTTGCTGGGTGTCGCTATCGGAATTGGCCTGCTGGCTGCGGCCTTGCCTGCGCTGGGCGTTTATCGCATGAATATTTCCCGAACGCTGGCCGAAGATTAA